The following are encoded in a window of Campylobacter concisus ATCC 51562 genomic DNA:
- the fliY gene encoding flagellar motor switch protein FliY, protein MMNDFFNIFSNELKATIEGLTGRAPEVGERNEFDAPTQNGIKPPVVMANISLSGDINAKTEIVCTPVLISAISEWMMGEEEISKNENLGSDELDAAKEIFSNLFSAFSTSLGAQKGMPKINFEVINVNFLDENSSLDFSVYEKLFLFNVKIEDLSEHIGFACDHSLMKFFEPTKTEAPAAPAASTPHVTKGEFSAEEMRNIGLIMDVRLPIRVRIGSKRMLLKDVLTMDIGSVIELNQLANDPLEILIGDKVIALGEVVIIDGNFGIQITQIGSKRERLQQLK, encoded by the coding sequence TGATGAATGATTTTTTTAATATATTTTCTAATGAATTAAAAGCTACTATCGAAGGACTTACGGGCAGAGCTCCAGAAGTTGGTGAAAGAAATGAATTTGATGCACCAACGCAAAATGGCATAAAGCCACCAGTAGTGATGGCCAATATCTCTTTAAGTGGCGACATCAATGCTAAAACAGAGATAGTATGCACTCCGGTTTTAATAAGTGCCATTAGCGAATGGATGATGGGCGAAGAGGAAATTTCAAAGAATGAAAATTTAGGTAGTGATGAGCTTGACGCTGCAAAAGAGATATTTTCAAATCTTTTTAGTGCTTTTAGTACATCTTTGGGTGCTCAAAAGGGTATGCCAAAGATAAATTTTGAAGTAATAAATGTAAATTTTTTAGATGAAAATTCTTCGCTTGATTTTAGTGTTTATGAAAAGCTATTTTTATTTAATGTCAAAATCGAAGATCTAAGTGAGCATATCGGTTTTGCTTGCGATCATTCGTTAATGAAATTTTTTGAGCCAACAAAGACTGAAGCACCAGCTGCACCTGCAGCAAGTACTCCTCATGTAACTAAAGGTGAATTTAGCGCTGAAGAGATGAGAAATATTGGGCTTATAATGGATGTTAGGCTGCCTATTCGTGTTCGTATCGGCTCAAAAAGAATGCTCTTAAAAGATGTACTTACCATGGATATTGGCTCAGTTATTGAGCTAAATCAATTAGCAAACGATCCGCTTGAAATTTTGATCGGCGATAAGGTAATAGCCCTTGGCGAAGTTGTCATAATCGATGGAAACTTTGGCATCCAGATCACTCAGATAGGCTCAAAACGCGAGAGGCTTCAGCAGTTAA